AATACGCCATGTCCATTGTGGATTACCATCGAAGTCTTACCGTGGAGTATCTTATCGGCTCTAACGATCCTTCCTCCATAAGCATATCCAATAGCTTGATGACCTAGGCAGATACCCAATAATGGTATTCTACCCTTTAGCTCTCTTATGAGATTCACGCAAATACCCGCTTCTTCCGGCCTACCCGGTCCCGGCGAGAGTATAATTCTCTCAGCCCCAGAATTTATAGCCTCTTCAACCGTTATTTCATCATTTCGAACCACCTCTATACGAGGGTAAAACTCTCCAATATACTGGTACAAATTATAAGTGAATGAATCATAATTATCTATCAAGAGGATCATTTATAAAACCTCCTTCAATGCCATGGCCTTATTTAATGTCTCCTGATATTCTGTCTCTGGTACCGAATCATAGACTATGCCCGCACCCGATTGTATATATGCCTTTCCGTCTTTAAAGATTATGGTCCTTATAGCAATGCACATATCCATATTACCTGTATAGGCAAAATATCCCGAAGCACCAGCGTATATCCCCCTTCTCACATTCTCCAGTTCATCAATAATCTCCATAGCCCTCACCTTCGGCGCCCCTGAAACAGTACCAGCCGGAAGGCACGCAATAAGCGCATCATAACATGTCTTATCGTCTTTGAGCTTGCCGGATACCGTCGATACAATGTGCATAACATGAGAGTACATATCCACATCCATAAATCTCTCAACCTTTACAGTACCAAATTGACTGACTTTGCCTATATCGTTGCGCCCCAGATCTACCAGCATCACGTGTTCTGCCCGTTCCTTCTCATCTGCCAGTAGCTCTTCCTTCAACCTTTGATCCTCCTCTTCAGATGCACCTCTTGGCCTCGTACCCGCTATGGGATTTGTCATGACAATACGATCTTTAACACTTACGAGGCTTTCCGGCGATGATCCTACGATCTGAAAATCACCAAAGTCCATGTAAAAAAGATAGGGCGATGGGTTTAGCGATCTAAGTTTTCTGTATGCGTCAAAAGGATCAATGTCCGTTTCAGCGGTTATCCTCTGGGACAAAACCACCTGGAATATATCACCTGCTACAATATATTCTTTAGCCTTTCTTACCATTGCACTATAACTATCTCTGTCATAATTGGCTTTAACGCTTTTCAGATGGCTTTGGTTATTTATAGGGTGTATCTCATCCCGCCTCATGATAGTCTCTTTTATACCATTTAATCTTTTTACAACATCTTCATACTCCTCACTGTCATAAGGCATTACATTGTGTATAATCGAAACGTTGTGATGAAAATGATCATATGCGATTACTTCTTTGTAAAACATCAAGCAAGCTTCAGGTGTTCCTATCATATCGGGATTTTTGTCAGGAAGTTTTTCATACTGCCTTATGACATCATACCCTACATAACCAACTCCTCCTCCAATAAACGGTGGCAATTCCACATTGGTCAGAACAGGATAATCCCCCATACGCTTTTTAATCTCGTCCAGTACCCTTCCTTTTACCATCTCTACTTTATCATCTCGTTCTATGCGAATATCGCTTTTATAACTGCAGATAACCATATATGGGTCACAACCCAAAAACGAATATCTTCCCCACTTTTTCCCGCTCTCTGCGCTCTCTAATAAAAATTTTCGTTTTCCTTTTAAATTATAAAAAAGACCAATCGGTGTAAGCTCATCGGCATTTATCGTAAGCATAACTGGTATGATGCCTGTTTTTGTTCTCATGATCTCAAACTCCGATTTTGATGGAAATATCAAAATACCACTCCTCTCTATAATTTATCCTCCAATAAATCAAAAAGGTACCTCATCCCCATGGGACGAGGTACCTCGCGGTGCCACCCAAATTCGGCTACCAAGGTAACTAAAAAAGCATTTCACCCATTAGGGCGAAATGCTTTCGCATCCGCTAGCCACCTATGTATAGCCATCTCATCCGGGTACAGAAGGATTCCTCCGATACCCTGTCTTTTTAACGGTAGACTCCCGATTAACGCTACACACCTTAAAACACTTTAAGGCTTCGCGCAACTCCTCCCGGGCCCATTCAATGACACTCTGGATACCGGAATTCCACCATCCCCGGCTCTCTATAATCCGAGTATATCATCTACTCTTCCCGTTCATCGGATTTTTCAGAATACAACTTTCTGATATTAGAATACACTAAACAATAATACATGTCAAGAGTTTTTATATCGTTATCTTATCTTTAATCTGTTCAAAAATCTTATCACCTATACGGCTTACATTTTTGATCTCTTCAATAGATTTAAATGGACCGTTCTGATTTCTATAATCAATTATCCTCTGAGCAGTCACTGGCCCGATACCTGGTAAGCTATCCAGCTCCTGAAGAGATGCTGTGTTTATATTGATCTTGGCATTCGTAGGCAGCACGCCACTATTTCCAGAGCTCGTGCCGGAAACAACCTGTGGAGGCGTTTCTCCTTTTTTAGGAATATACACCTTCTCTTCGTCAGTTAGCTTTTTTGCCATATTTATCGTAGAGGTATCAGCATCCTCTTCTAGTCCCCCAGCCTTGTTTATAGCATCTATCACTCTTTCGCCTTGTTTAAATCTATATACTCCCGGATTCTTTACAGCACCACCTACATCTACGTATATCTCATTTTGTTGTGTATCATTCGACTTGGCCTCATCGATTTTACTTTCATTCGAGACCCCATTCTCTTTGACTGCTGATGGCGATGGCTTGGCTTTTGTATCAGAATTTGTTGTGTTAGTTGCATCTATAATCATTTTATCTGTCTGTTTATGCAAATTATAGTTGATTATAATGCTCCCTAACAGTGAAAAAGAAAGCAGTATAATAATTGCATAAAGTATCTTTTTGTTCACAAAAATCCCTCATCATATTTTCGCTATCATGCGCGTTATGTCAAATATCTCAATCTTACCAGGTGTTCCTGAACATTTTATTGTGTATTTTTCCCCTGGTATCATATTTAAGCAATTGTCAGACAGATCCACATCCTCTTCTGTTTCTACAAACACCCCAAACGCTGGTACATCCGCAGTGAGGGTTATGGTATTGCCATCAACGTTGCAGCTAATGTTAGGCTGTACCAATTCCAAATTTCTAAACCTGTCAAATACCTTATAGTTCTCGTAAGTAACGCCATTTACCGTAATCTGCACGTATATCACGCTATTTAATAATTCTCCGTTTTTCTCTATCGGCAGCGTGCATCCTGGTATATCTACAGGCATAGCTTTTGGCGCATAGCCAATATTAAGGTCTTGGGTACTGTAATGGGCTATCTTCATCACATCATTAGCAATCAAAGACGTCTTTAGCTGTTTTTCTGAAATTTTCTTTCCGCCCAGACTATAAACCACAATTCTTACTTCAGCATCGGCATTGTAAAGCAAATCACTTATTCCATATATTGATACGCCATCACCTTCCTGTACAATGTACGGAAGCACATCAGCATAAAATTTCTTGGAATAATGATACAGAGCCTTTTTCCTCTTGTAATAGTCCAGGCAAGACCAGCTTGCCACAGGCCAGCAATCATTGAGCTGCCAATATAACGTTCCTGCCGTCATGAACTTGCGAGACCTCCAGTGCTCTACCCCTGTCTTTATAGCTTCGGCCTGATTAAACTGGCTAAGGTAGACAAAACTCTTAAGGTCTTTTGGAAAACCTAAACGCCCCACCATAAATCTGATCAAACGCTCCATACCTTCTGCCATCTTATTGTGTGCAAGCATTACAGGGCTTAAAATAGTCCTATCTTCAGGAGCCGTATAAGATAACACGGTCTTCCAATCAGGCATGGCTTGGAATCCAAATTCACTCAAAAATCTTCCTCTGTCTCCTAAATAGGCGCTGTAATCCATCCAGCCGCTCCAGACATTCCATTGATGCCTATCTCCTTCTGCTTCACTATTAGGATCCTGTCCACCATATGGACTCGATACCCAATAAGGCCTTGATGGATCGTATTGCGCACAAAGTTTTGGCAATATCTCCTTATAAATAAAGTTGCCCAGATATTTCGGATCGCCATTATGCCACCACGAATAGAATCCCCAATTATTTTCATTATTTCCGCACCAAAGTACAATAGATGGATGGTTTCTCAATGCCAGTAAAACTGCTTCTGACTCTTCAATAGCCAGCTCCTGAAACCATTCAAATTGATCCGGGTATTGCGCACAGGCATACATGAAGTCCTGCCATACCATTATGCCCATTTCATCACAGGCATCATAAAATGCCGGATCTTCGTATATGCCACCGCCCCA
The nucleotide sequence above comes from Caldanaerobius fijiensis DSM 17918. Encoded proteins:
- a CDS encoding anthranilate synthase component II; this encodes MILLIDNYDSFTYNLYQYIGEFYPRIEVVRNDEITVEEAINSGAERIILSPGPGRPEEAGICVNLIRELKGRIPLLGICLGHQAIGYAYGGRIVRADKILHGKTSMVIHNGHGVFYGIKNPICATRYHSLVIDKESLPQELEITAYTSDGTIMGIRHKSLPVYGLQFHPESILTENGKQILKNFLGGILNVA
- the trpE gene encoding anthranilate synthase component I gives rise to the protein MIFPSKSEFEIMRTKTGIIPVMLTINADELTPIGLFYNLKGKRKFLLESAESGKKWGRYSFLGCDPYMVICSYKSDIRIERDDKVEMVKGRVLDEIKKRMGDYPVLTNVELPPFIGGGVGYVGYDVIRQYEKLPDKNPDMIGTPEACLMFYKEVIAYDHFHHNVSIIHNVMPYDSEEYEDVVKRLNGIKETIMRRDEIHPINNQSHLKSVKANYDRDSYSAMVRKAKEYIVAGDIFQVVLSQRITAETDIDPFDAYRKLRSLNPSPYLFYMDFGDFQIVGSSPESLVSVKDRIVMTNPIAGTRPRGASEEEDQRLKEELLADEKERAEHVMLVDLGRNDIGKVSQFGTVKVERFMDVDMYSHVMHIVSTVSGKLKDDKTCYDALIACLPAGTVSGAPKVRAMEIIDELENVRRGIYAGASGYFAYTGNMDMCIAIRTIIFKDGKAYIQSGAGIVYDSVPETEYQETLNKAMALKEVL
- a CDS encoding helix-hairpin-helix domain-containing protein; translation: MNKKILYAIIILLSFSLLGSIIINYNLHKQTDKMIIDATNTTNSDTKAKPSPSAVKENGVSNESKIDEAKSNDTQQNEIYVDVGGAVKNPGVYRFKQGERVIDAINKAGGLEEDADTSTINMAKKLTDEEKVYIPKKGETPPQVVSGTSSGNSGVLPTNAKININTASLQELDSLPGIGPVTAQRIIDYRNQNGPFKSIEEIKNVSRIGDKIFEQIKDKITI
- a CDS encoding beta-mannosidase translates to MEKRISLNGTWQFKEANDTQWYEGKVPGCVQLDLMALKKLEDPFYRMNEIECHKLEEKEWIYKKEFDFDVDMTEEIDMVKLVFEGIDTLADIYLNGEFIGRAENMFIPHIFDVTDIINYGKNTLEVHFDSPIKTIKAIENASPVNLAWSGESARPYVRKAQYSYGWDWGPRIAQVGLWRGVYLSIIKDAEILNPFFYTEKIEGDTAYVNVSAEVDSYMDQDLEAEILVSYNGCVCAKKRVSVQNDKIKAVLEIKEPKLWYPNGIGEQPLYDITITLLMDDEIIDEKTFRSGIRTVKLLRNRDSEGESFIFEINGIKVFAKGADWIPADNLLPRLTRQDYYEYIKLAKDANMNMLRIWGGGIYEDPAFYDACDEMGIMVWQDFMYACAQYPDQFEWFQELAIEESEAVLLALRNHPSIVLWCGNNENNWGFYSWWHNGDPKYLGNFIYKEILPKLCAQYDPSRPYWVSSPYGGQDPNSEAEGDRHQWNVWSGWMDYSAYLGDRGRFLSEFGFQAMPDWKTVLSYTAPEDRTILSPVMLAHNKMAEGMERLIRFMVGRLGFPKDLKSFVYLSQFNQAEAIKTGVEHWRSRKFMTAGTLYWQLNDCWPVASWSCLDYYKRKKALYHYSKKFYADVLPYIVQEGDGVSIYGISDLLYNADAEVRIVVYSLGGKKISEKQLKTSLIANDVMKIAHYSTQDLNIGYAPKAMPVDIPGCTLPIEKNGELLNSVIYVQITVNGVTYENYKVFDRFRNLELVQPNISCNVDGNTITLTADVPAFGVFVETEEDVDLSDNCLNMIPGEKYTIKCSGTPGKIEIFDITRMIAKI